From a region of the Rouxiella sp. S1S-2 genome:
- the sicA gene encoding type III secretion system translocator chaperone SicA produces the protein MERSDTANNDNLAEMLLECLNDHTTLKDIHQIPDDMMNSLYAYAYQFYQQGKLDNAETFFQFLCMYDFYNTDYFMGLAAVYQLKKQYQKAADLYAVVFAMDGNDYRSVFYAGQCQLMLEESMKAHHCFELVSEHSNDAELLRKAHSYLNNMKVHEEPVPECDFQQL, from the coding sequence ATGGAACGAAGTGATACGGCTAATAACGATAACCTTGCCGAGATGTTGCTTGAGTGTTTGAATGACCACACTACATTAAAAGATATCCATCAAATACCTGATGATATGATGAATAGTCTCTATGCCTATGCCTATCAGTTTTATCAACAGGGTAAATTAGATAATGCAGAAACTTTTTTCCAGTTCTTGTGTATGTATGATTTTTATAATACCGATTACTTTATGGGTCTTGCTGCCGTTTATCAATTGAAAAAACAATATCAGAAAGCTGCCGATCTTTATGCGGTAGTTTTCGCTATGGATGGAAATGACTATCGCAGCGTTTTTTATGCAGGCCAATGTCAGTTGATGCTTGAAGAGTCAATGAAAGCTCATCATTGTTTTGAACTCGTTTCTGAGCATAGCAATGATGCCGAATTGTTGCGTAAAGCCCACTCTTATCTAAATAACATGAAGGTGCACGAGGAGCCGGTGCCCGAGTGTGACTTTCAACAATTATAA
- the astA gene encoding arginine N-succinyltransferase, with translation MMLIRPVRLGDIADILQLSGKTGIGLTSLPKDEAHLRTRIERSVATWNGDLSKSEQGYLFVLEDLTQHKVVGVSALEVAVGLSEPWYNFRLGTLVHASKSLNIYKPVPTLFLSNDHTGYSELCTLFLDPDYRHSKNGQLLSKVRFLFMAAFRDRFSPKVIAEMRGVSDDNGHSPFWDSLGQHFFGMEFAEADRLTGMGQKSFIAELMPKHPLYTDLLSAEARAVMGQVHPQTAPARSLLEAEGLRYQGYVDIFDGGPTLEGDIDSLRAVKESRLLPAIVGHSDSLADETCYLVANENYADFRAILVTGDSDPSRLVLDAESARALGVTSGATLRVVPLFTATGQGTSTRQLSQASEL, from the coding sequence ATGATGTTGATTCGTCCTGTGCGGCTCGGCGATATCGCCGATATCCTGCAGTTGTCAGGTAAGACCGGCATCGGTTTAACGTCTTTGCCTAAAGATGAAGCGCACCTGCGTACGCGGATTGAGCGGTCAGTCGCCACCTGGAACGGGGATTTAAGTAAATCTGAGCAAGGGTATCTGTTCGTGCTTGAAGACCTCACTCAGCACAAAGTGGTGGGCGTCAGCGCGCTTGAGGTAGCGGTTGGGCTCAGTGAACCTTGGTATAACTTCCGTCTCGGTACGCTGGTGCATGCCTCCAAGAGTCTGAATATCTACAAACCTGTTCCGACGCTGTTTTTAAGCAATGACCACACTGGCTACAGCGAGCTCTGCACGCTTTTTCTGGACCCAGATTATCGCCACAGCAAAAACGGACAGCTACTGTCGAAGGTTCGTTTTCTGTTTATGGCGGCGTTTCGCGACAGATTTTCGCCCAAAGTTATCGCCGAGATGCGCGGCGTTTCCGACGACAATGGCCATTCTCCCTTCTGGGACAGTCTGGGCCAGCACTTCTTCGGCATGGAGTTTGCCGAGGCCGACAGACTCACAGGCATGGGGCAGAAATCCTTTATTGCCGAGTTGATGCCCAAGCATCCGCTGTACACCGATTTACTCAGCGCCGAGGCGCGGGCAGTGATGGGGCAGGTTCATCCACAGACCGCTCCGGCCCGTTCATTGCTGGAGGCCGAAGGGCTGCGCTATCAGGGCTACGTCGATATCTTTGACGGCGGACCTACGCTTGAAGGCGACATAGACAGCCTGCGGGCCGTGAAAGAGAGTCGACTGCTGCCGGCGATTGTAGGCCACAGCGATTCTTTAGCCGATGAAACCTGCTATCTGGTCGCCAATGAAAACTATGCGGATTTCCGGGCAATATTAGTCACCGGAGATTCTGACCCATCAAGGTTGGTGCTTGACGCCGAATCTGCACGGGCGCTTGGCGTCACCTCCGGCGCAACGCTGCGCGTGGTGCCGCTGTTTACCGCTACAGGGCAAGGCACCTCAACCCGACAATTATCACAAGCGAGTGAACTATGA
- a CDS encoding EscR/YscR/HrcR family type III secretion system export apparatus protein, translated as MPVNNDIPLIGVLAFATLLPFLIACGTCYIKFSIVFIMVRNALGLQQIPSNMTLNAVALMLAMFVMSPIVKNGYDNYLTSKTDLNNISSVSDYLNDGIDGYRAYLTRYTDPELSSFFEGLQSHNDMQIKGDENDERALSIFSLLPAYALSEIKSAFKIGFYIYLPFVVIDLLISCILLALGMMMMSPVTISVPIKLVLFVVMDGWTLLSKGLILQYMDFPS; from the coding sequence ATGCCCGTAAATAACGATATTCCGCTAATTGGCGTACTTGCTTTTGCCACTTTGCTACCTTTCTTGATAGCATGTGGTACCTGTTATATAAAATTTTCGATTGTTTTTATTATGGTTCGTAATGCCCTAGGGTTGCAACAGATACCTTCAAACATGACACTCAATGCTGTTGCCTTAATGCTAGCGATGTTTGTGATGAGCCCTATAGTAAAAAATGGTTATGATAATTACTTAACCAGTAAAACAGATTTGAATAATATTAGTTCAGTAAGCGATTATCTAAATGACGGAATTGATGGCTATCGGGCCTACTTAACGCGTTATACTGACCCTGAATTAAGCAGTTTTTTTGAGGGATTACAGAGCCATAATGATATGCAAATAAAGGGTGATGAAAATGATGAGAGAGCGTTATCCATATTTTCACTACTTCCGGCTTATGCGCTAAGTGAGATAAAAAGTGCATTTAAAATTGGATTTTACATTTACTTGCCATTCGTTGTTATTGATTTATTAATATCATGTATTTTGTTGGCATTAGGTATGATGATGATGAGCCCCGTTACTATTTCAGTACCTATAAAGCTGGTGCTATTTGTTGTAATGGACGGATGGACCCTGCTGAGTAAAGGGTTAATATTACAGTATATGGACTTCCCTTCCTGA
- the sctE gene encoding type III secretion system translocon subunit SctE, which yields MGEITLQPGIRPSFIIEVSESLTHLDVIAEINKKNLIQTKAQHKATESLTVETEKKSATAANRVSDGRPKLALPVKVNESKYSDFTTLIAQFKALLSDNETDKLKNNLQHLNAMSQAKTASNALKGKEYENALQASDKAFDTAKDDTSALALAKDIYEQSKLSQSNAEQRLASLSPEDPQYQEAKNELDKATIAKSVANLALGLCSQKAQTSANIAMVALKMADQLLGKLLNSSGVDPVLISATYKKHLTGLAAMTLLMGELSKLLGDNADSKIQANAELSKQLHESRQKEMKIKAEEQAEAIRKAEHLNKVMGCVGKILGGLLTAVSILGAVFTGGASLALAAVGIALMVADPIVKAITGESITDRVMAPIMEHVIQPMIKFFADAIQSFMKGTGLDKKLGENVSEIIATIVATLVTVVTIIVASLVAKSAGSAMLKKIMPALEKAIAAFIKKTIPNVVRNSGRLVSGAAKTSIKRLGKNLGLAQNPASMARLKLTARVAELGTAAAKTSVDSAHNIISGIATKDIAEDEAEITIAMADTKAISKYLKLAVEIFTAESKASMDLVNEISTLNISRQQTNMSILNALRA from the coding sequence ATGGGTGAAATTACTTTACAACCTGGTATACGGCCTTCCTTTATCATTGAAGTGAGTGAAAGTCTGACCCACCTTGATGTGATTGCAGAAATTAATAAAAAAAATTTAATTCAGACAAAAGCACAACATAAAGCAACTGAATCTTTGACCGTTGAAACTGAAAAAAAAAGTGCCACTGCTGCTAACCGCGTGAGTGATGGTCGGCCTAAGCTTGCGCTGCCAGTTAAGGTAAATGAAAGCAAATATTCTGATTTTACGACACTGATTGCCCAGTTTAAGGCTCTTTTATCTGATAATGAAACCGATAAGCTTAAAAATAATCTGCAGCATTTAAACGCGATGAGTCAGGCTAAAACTGCCAGTAATGCTCTTAAGGGCAAAGAATATGAAAATGCTTTACAGGCAAGCGATAAGGCATTTGATACCGCCAAAGATGACACCAGTGCGCTAGCTTTAGCAAAAGATATCTATGAACAGAGTAAACTGAGTCAATCGAACGCAGAACAAAGGTTAGCCAGTCTTTCTCCTGAAGATCCTCAGTATCAAGAAGCTAAGAATGAATTAGACAAAGCAACCATTGCCAAGTCTGTGGCGAATCTGGCATTAGGCCTATGCAGTCAGAAAGCTCAGACTTCCGCCAACATAGCGATGGTGGCGCTCAAAATGGCGGATCAGCTTTTAGGAAAGTTGCTCAATTCCAGCGGAGTCGATCCTGTCCTTATATCCGCTACGTATAAAAAACATCTTACAGGTCTGGCTGCTATGACTCTGCTGATGGGGGAGTTGTCCAAATTACTGGGTGATAATGCCGACAGTAAAATACAGGCGAATGCTGAACTGTCTAAACAGCTCCATGAATCACGACAGAAAGAGATGAAGATTAAGGCTGAAGAACAGGCTGAGGCGATTCGTAAAGCTGAACACCTTAATAAAGTCATGGGCTGTGTTGGAAAAATACTAGGAGGGCTACTTACTGCGGTAAGCATTTTGGGTGCTGTGTTTACCGGCGGAGCAAGTTTGGCCTTGGCCGCAGTTGGCATCGCTTTGATGGTTGCCGACCCTATTGTCAAAGCTATCACCGGTGAAAGTATAACCGATAGGGTAATGGCTCCTATTATGGAGCATGTTATTCAGCCCATGATAAAATTTTTTGCAGACGCTATACAATCTTTCATGAAAGGCACCGGACTTGATAAAAAACTGGGTGAAAATGTCAGTGAAATTATTGCCACAATTGTCGCAACCCTAGTGACTGTAGTGACGATTATCGTCGCTAGTCTGGTAGCAAAGAGTGCCGGCTCAGCAATGCTTAAAAAAATAATGCCGGCGTTAGAGAAGGCAATCGCTGCCTTCATTAAAAAGACAATTCCTAATGTTGTGAGGAATTCCGGCAGATTGGTATCGGGTGCCGCAAAAACCTCGATAAAGCGTTTAGGGAAAAACTTGGGGCTGGCGCAAAATCCGGCGTCAATGGCACGATTAAAACTCACTGCGAGAGTAGCAGAACTGGGCACTGCGGCGGCTAAAACATCTGTCGATTCTGCGCATAATATTATTTCAGGGATTGCAACCAAAGATATCGCAGAAGATGAAGCTGAAATAACCATAGCGATGGCAGATACTAAAGCAATCAGTAAATATCTAAAATTAGCAGTTGAAATATTCACTGCAGAATCAAAAGCAAGTATGGATTTAGTCAATGAAATATCCACTTTAAATATTTCAAGACAACAAACCAATATGTCAATCTTGAATGCGCTCAGGGCATGA
- a CDS encoding EscU/YscU/HrcU family type III secretion system export apparatus switch protein has translation MSLSKTEKPTQKKIKDAVKKGQSFKSKDSIIACLILIGVNYLVTFDFVGRLAKVWIYTLEKGFEDPLDEYFFKVFGLALKIIVPFFILCTCCTVLPSLIQTGFAMATKIFKLNFNALNPVNGFKKLFSMRTVKDTVKTLLYLTVFIVVALSLWDDNKVLLLSQRYANLKQILFFWGYLLQQLVTTCLLGMLFIMVLDSVAEYFIYIKELKMDKQEVKRERTDQDGNPEIKSMRRSLHIELLDEQTKRDIEGSKVIVVNPTHIAIGIYFNVDVVPIPFISVIETNQCALAVKKYAREMGIPVLENAALARRIFKTHAKYTFISLDELDAVLRILFMLEQIDMAWISDETVELAEGENESKENEDQNERYL, from the coding sequence ATGTCTCTTAGCAAAACGGAAAAACCGACACAAAAGAAGATAAAGGATGCTGTTAAAAAAGGCCAATCATTTAAATCCAAAGACTCTATTATAGCTTGCCTTATTTTGATCGGTGTAAATTACCTGGTGACATTCGATTTTGTTGGTCGTCTGGCAAAAGTATGGATTTATACTTTAGAAAAAGGATTCGAAGACCCGCTTGATGAATATTTTTTTAAGGTATTCGGCCTGGCATTAAAGATTATCGTTCCTTTTTTCATTCTTTGTACTTGTTGCACTGTGTTGCCCTCATTGATTCAAACAGGTTTCGCGATGGCAACTAAGATCTTTAAATTGAATTTTAATGCCTTAAATCCTGTTAATGGTTTCAAAAAGCTTTTTAGCATGCGCACTGTTAAGGATACGGTTAAAACATTACTTTATCTAACTGTTTTTATAGTCGTTGCATTGAGCTTGTGGGATGACAATAAGGTGTTATTGCTGTCTCAACGGTATGCAAATCTTAAACAGATTTTATTTTTTTGGGGCTATTTACTACAACAGCTAGTCACAACTTGTCTATTAGGTATGTTGTTTATTATGGTTCTTGATTCTGTAGCTGAATATTTCATTTATATAAAAGAGTTGAAAATGGATAAGCAGGAGGTTAAACGTGAAAGAACGGATCAGGACGGTAATCCTGAGATAAAATCTATGCGTAGGAGTTTACACATTGAACTGCTTGATGAGCAAACGAAACGTGACATCGAAGGCTCAAAAGTCATTGTAGTAAATCCAACCCATATTGCAATTGGAATTTACTTCAACGTTGATGTTGTTCCTATTCCTTTTATTTCTGTTATCGAAACTAATCAATGTGCGTTGGCAGTTAAAAAATATGCCCGTGAAATGGGTATTCCCGTATTGGAAAACGCTGCTTTGGCTAGACGTATATTTAAAACCCACGCAAAATACACTTTTATAAGTCTTGATGAACTGGATGCGGTTCTGCGAATATTATTTATGTTAGAGCAGATCGACATGGCCTGGATTAGTGACGAGACGGTTGAACTTGCCGAGGGCGAAAATGAATCTAAGGAAAATGAAGATCAGAATGAGCGATATTTATGA
- a CDS encoding aspartate aminotransferase family protein — protein MEHQVTRQQFNEYMVPVYAPAEFIPVHGAGSWLWDQTGKDYVDFAGGIAVNALGHRHPAVLQALIEQAEKVWHLGNGYTNEPVLRLAKKLVDATFADKVFFCNSGAEANEGALKLARLVGHAKNAHQKTEIIAFNNAFHGRTLFTVSAGGQPKYSQDFAPLPPAITHLPFNDLAAVADHISSRTCAVIVEPIQGEGGVVPADPEFLKGLRQLCTQHDAVLIFDEVQTGVGRTGELYAYQAYGVVPDILTTAKALGGGFPIGAMLTVDSLAEHFQPGTHGTTYGGNPLATAVAGKVLELINTPEVLGGVALRHQWFTDRLNQINHQYHVFSEIRGMGLLIGAEMSERFKGQAKQLNQLAAEEGLISLIAGPNVLRFAPSLIIPQADIEEGLNRLERAVARLCA, from the coding sequence ATGGAACACCAAGTAACCCGCCAACAGTTTAATGAGTATATGGTGCCGGTATATGCACCTGCCGAATTTATTCCGGTGCACGGTGCCGGATCTTGGCTGTGGGACCAAACGGGTAAAGACTATGTTGATTTTGCCGGAGGTATTGCGGTTAACGCACTGGGCCATCGTCATCCGGCCGTTTTACAGGCCCTGATCGAACAGGCAGAAAAAGTTTGGCATTTGGGTAACGGTTATACCAATGAGCCCGTTCTCCGCTTGGCTAAAAAGCTGGTCGACGCGACCTTCGCCGACAAAGTATTTTTCTGTAATTCGGGCGCTGAAGCTAACGAAGGCGCACTTAAGCTTGCGCGCTTGGTTGGACACGCTAAAAATGCGCACCAGAAAACCGAAATTATTGCTTTTAACAACGCATTCCACGGCCGCACGCTGTTTACCGTCAGCGCTGGTGGACAACCCAAATATTCGCAGGACTTTGCTCCTTTGCCGCCCGCTATTACCCATCTCCCATTTAATGACCTTGCTGCGGTGGCCGACCATATTTCGTCACGCACCTGTGCTGTCATTGTTGAGCCTATTCAGGGTGAGGGCGGTGTTGTTCCTGCCGACCCTGAATTCCTCAAGGGGCTGCGTCAGTTGTGTACACAACACGACGCGGTGCTGATTTTTGACGAAGTTCAAACCGGCGTTGGTAGAACTGGCGAGCTTTATGCTTATCAGGCTTACGGTGTGGTGCCTGATATTTTGACGACCGCCAAAGCCTTGGGCGGCGGTTTCCCTATCGGCGCAATGCTAACCGTTGACAGCCTCGCCGAGCACTTCCAGCCAGGCACTCACGGCACGACCTACGGCGGAAATCCACTTGCGACTGCGGTGGCCGGAAAAGTGCTGGAGCTTATCAATACGCCAGAGGTGTTGGGCGGCGTTGCACTGCGCCACCAGTGGTTTACCGATCGCCTGAATCAAATTAATCACCAGTACCACGTGTTTTCAGAAATCCGCGGTATGGGTTTGCTGATCGGCGCCGAGATGAGCGAACGTTTTAAGGGGCAGGCTAAGCAACTTAACCAGTTAGCAGCGGAAGAAGGTCTGATATCGCTGATAGCGGGTCCGAACGTGCTGCGATTCGCGCCTTCGCTGATAATACCGCAGGCCGACATCGAAGAAGGTTTAAACCGACTTGAACGTGCTGTTGCCCGGCTGTGTGCCTGA
- a CDS encoding winged helix-turn-helix domain-containing protein, with amino-acid sequence MYRQDGLRNVGYKFFDFILTQDNQLMKNNSFIRTGAKELAVLRVLIESAGKLVGKNELLDQVWGSTIVSEESLARCIYVLRKTFQQDQQNVYIQTIYSKGYIFVAETKKLTDSNNEVAPEQTPILYQGILESLFGKNFSYVEISGQQHIKVSLDIVIPVSTSTEKSH; translated from the coding sequence ATGTATCGTCAGGATGGACTTAGAAACGTAGGTTATAAATTTTTTGATTTTATTCTTACACAAGATAACCAACTCATGAAGAACAATAGTTTTATAAGAACAGGGGCGAAGGAGTTAGCTGTTTTAAGGGTCCTTATAGAATCGGCAGGTAAGCTTGTTGGAAAAAATGAATTGTTAGACCAAGTGTGGGGATCTACTATAGTATCAGAAGAGTCGCTAGCACGTTGCATTTACGTTCTCAGAAAAACATTCCAGCAAGATCAACAAAATGTTTATATTCAAACGATTTACTCGAAAGGTTATATTTTCGTAGCAGAAACGAAAAAACTTACAGACTCTAACAATGAAGTTGCACCCGAGCAAACACCCATTTTATATCAGGGGATACTGGAAAGCCTATTTGGAAAAAACTTTTCTTATGTTGAAATTTCTGGTCAACAACATATTAAGGTTAGTTTAGATATCGTAATCCCCGTATCAACATCCACTGAAAAAAGCCATTAA
- a CDS encoding IpaD/SipD/SspD family type III secretion system needle tip protein, with product MTINVNVQSIGFQQFKLPTEDNSISVVEPDDSLVRSESAYLNKFYSSNIDRAMIQFDNINQGHDKVSREIQAHCLQQNLAGLDAQLKFVKAYNNLEFMAEETALNKQFSAQLKNALGPNNIALISSAGAEDKTLAEHVIGIIGGVKSSYYDVFEGALSKYIEFYKKFSDIISAMGKWVEKKGDNGNLVFKFGELEKVLKELMEEYTPKNGLTNQLYPIDHTKNVSKAEAEKWAKDMGLPASSVLHSPIGGDRYYVAIDTAPVKKMLESLLDKLKVDNEGKPLLDSNGKPVHAGNDMEITNTQYQAWLAGFNAQEEQIKTTVQSLTGRYSNANSVYDNMIKVLSSTVSTLADMAKRFFSF from the coding sequence ATGACTATAAATGTTAACGTTCAATCCATTGGTTTTCAACAATTCAAGCTTCCGACTGAGGATAATAGCATCTCCGTTGTTGAGCCAGATGACAGTTTGGTACGCAGTGAATCTGCTTATTTAAATAAATTCTATTCTAGTAATATTGATCGGGCCATGATTCAGTTTGACAATATAAACCAAGGTCATGATAAAGTCAGTCGGGAGATTCAGGCTCATTGCCTGCAGCAGAATCTGGCCGGTCTCGACGCGCAGCTAAAATTCGTTAAGGCATACAATAATCTTGAATTTATGGCTGAAGAAACCGCACTGAATAAACAGTTCTCTGCACAGCTTAAAAACGCCCTTGGCCCTAATAATATAGCTCTTATTTCCAGTGCCGGCGCTGAAGATAAAACTCTCGCTGAACACGTTATAGGTATAATTGGAGGTGTTAAATCAAGTTATTATGACGTCTTTGAAGGGGCATTAAGTAAGTATATTGAGTTTTATAAAAAATTTAGTGATATCATTTCGGCAATGGGAAAGTGGGTTGAGAAAAAAGGTGACAATGGTAATTTGGTGTTTAAATTTGGTGAATTAGAGAAAGTGCTTAAAGAGCTCATGGAAGAATACACACCAAAAAACGGTCTAACAAACCAACTTTACCCTATCGATCATACTAAAAACGTCTCGAAAGCTGAAGCCGAGAAGTGGGCAAAGGATATGGGGCTTCCCGCCAGCAGCGTTTTGCATTCACCAATCGGAGGGGACCGTTATTATGTTGCTATAGACACCGCTCCAGTAAAAAAGATGCTTGAAAGTCTTTTAGATAAACTGAAAGTGGATAATGAAGGTAAACCTTTGCTTGATAGTAATGGAAAACCGGTGCATGCGGGCAACGATATGGAGATCACTAACACTCAATATCAGGCATGGCTTGCCGGTTTTAACGCCCAGGAAGAACAAATAAAGACCACGGTTCAATCTTTAACTGGGCGTTACAGTAATGCCAATTCTGTTTACGATAACATGATAAAAGTGTTGTCAAGTACGGTCAGCACTCTTGCAGATATGGCTAAACGTTTCTTTTCTTTCTAG
- a CDS encoding EscS/YscS/HrcS family type III secretion system export apparatus protein, translated as MNDMLYAGNKVLYLVLILSAGPIAVATLVGLLVGLIQTVTQLQEQTLPFGIKLLSVTLCLFLLSGWYGEILLAYAKEVVRLAFAR; from the coding sequence ATGAATGATATGCTTTATGCAGGTAACAAAGTTTTATATTTGGTTTTAATACTCTCTGCTGGCCCGATTGCCGTTGCTACTTTAGTGGGTTTACTCGTTGGACTTATTCAAACCGTAACGCAATTACAGGAACAAACGTTGCCTTTCGGTATAAAGTTGCTCAGTGTTACACTTTGTCTATTTCTACTATCCGGATGGTATGGGGAAATTCTGTTGGCTTACGCGAAGGAAGTCGTCAGACTTGCATTCGCACGTTAA
- a CDS encoding FliM/FliN family flagellar motor switch protein produces the protein MIENRMRKIISRDNECQRVIQLWKTEGLNVKYSPLPSNIPLLSFRADSEWQGLIDLHEWFFNVFPESSKLAKESWSNEDVINLFRRCKYPLNLSPVELKYKQLTDHKLFNYNEGSLRQLLQLTTPQGNLWISELPKSLDKKNAPMICKQVIDNITLKLNFSIGNSVISLALLRQLKIGDAVLIKHSNSKLYINNKKIGLYKQKDDLMNVKADHENDYIEQNIYSERNDTPKIQGVSLRSQIPVQLTFILQQSIVTVAELECLFNGQVLPCDIDIGKKIVILANGLNIGHGELIWVDEKPGILISSLESRLCP, from the coding sequence GTGATCGAAAATCGTATGCGAAAAATAATCAGTCGTGATAACGAATGTCAGAGGGTTATTCAACTTTGGAAGACTGAGGGTTTAAATGTAAAATATTCCCCCCTTCCTTCAAACATCCCTCTGCTTAGTTTCCGTGCAGATTCTGAGTGGCAAGGATTGATAGACCTTCATGAATGGTTTTTCAACGTGTTCCCTGAAAGCAGTAAGCTGGCCAAAGAAAGTTGGAGCAATGAGGATGTAATTAATTTATTTAGGAGATGTAAATACCCTTTAAATTTGAGTCCAGTAGAGTTGAAATATAAACAACTCACAGACCATAAATTGTTTAATTATAATGAAGGCAGCCTCAGGCAGCTACTTCAATTAACTACTCCACAAGGAAACCTATGGATAAGCGAACTCCCCAAATCATTGGATAAAAAAAATGCGCCAATGATTTGCAAGCAAGTGATAGATAACATTACTTTAAAGTTGAACTTCTCAATAGGTAACAGTGTAATTTCTTTAGCGTTGCTAAGGCAATTAAAGATAGGTGATGCAGTTTTAATTAAGCATTCAAATAGTAAATTGTACATTAATAATAAAAAAATAGGTTTATACAAACAAAAGGATGATTTGATGAACGTTAAGGCTGATCATGAAAATGATTATATTGAACAAAATATCTATAGCGAACGTAATGATACTCCAAAAATTCAAGGAGTATCATTACGTTCACAGATTCCAGTGCAGCTAACCTTTATTCTTCAACAAAGCATAGTTACCGTTGCCGAGCTTGAATGTTTATTCAATGGGCAGGTTTTACCTTGTGATATAGATATTGGTAAAAAAATTGTTATTCTGGCTAATGGTCTTAATATCGGACATGGAGAATTAATATGGGTTGATGAAAAACCAGGGATTCTGATTAGTTCACTGGAAAGTAGACTATGCCCGTAA
- the sctT gene encoding type III secretion system export apparatus subunit SctT — MFIQFNEVFYHWLGIMGLSSARIMPIFLLLPFLNNNIVSYVIRLPVAMLVGIALWPENSTVMLTLYSIDYFSLIIKESTIGLLLGCLMSLPFWVLHAVGCIIDNQRGATISSSIDPISGVDTSELANFFNLFCAVIFLESGGLVVALGVIRESYILFNPLTFAVPKFEPILMFINEIMNQSIRIASPLIALFLMTEATLGLLSRFAPQMNVFSLALTVKSFLGFLILIIYLPSLLPESVKTLNFTLEKLILREM, encoded by the coding sequence ATGTTTATACAATTTAATGAGGTGTTTTATCATTGGCTAGGTATTATGGGATTATCTTCTGCTAGGATTATGCCAATATTTTTGCTGCTGCCATTTTTAAATAATAATATTGTTAGTTATGTTATAAGGTTGCCTGTTGCTATGCTTGTAGGCATTGCACTGTGGCCAGAAAATTCAACAGTTATGCTCACTCTTTACAGTATCGATTACTTCTCATTGATCATCAAAGAATCAACGATTGGTTTGTTATTAGGATGCTTGATGAGTCTCCCCTTTTGGGTTCTGCATGCAGTGGGTTGTATTATTGACAATCAGCGTGGTGCGACCATCAGTAGTAGTATAGACCCCATCAGTGGAGTAGACACTTCTGAACTAGCGAATTTCTTCAATCTCTTTTGTGCTGTAATATTTTTAGAATCTGGTGGCCTCGTTGTTGCTCTTGGTGTTATAAGAGAAAGTTATATTCTTTTCAACCCCCTCACTTTTGCCGTGCCAAAATTTGAACCAATTCTCATGTTCATCAATGAAATTATGAATCAGTCAATAAGAATAGCTAGTCCACTTATTGCTTTATTTTTGATGACTGAGGCCACCTTGGGTTTACTTTCACGCTTTGCTCCCCAGATGAATGTTTTTTCATTGGCTTTGACAGTCAAGAGTTTTCTTGGTTTTTTAATCTTGATTATTTATTTGCCATCATTACTTCCCGAGAGTGTAAAAACCTTGAATTTCACGCTAGAAAAATTAATTTTGAGGGAGATGTAA